One genomic segment of Paenibacillus sp. FSL H8-0332 includes these proteins:
- the gcvPB gene encoding aminomethyl-transferring glycine dehydrogenase subunit GcvPB: MKPEQSLIFELSRPGRSAYSLPLCDVPQDEGLGALIPEGLLRSEPVILPEVSEVDVIRHYTALSRRNFGVDNGFYPLGSCTMKYNPKINEDVARFPGLSKIHPYQPEESIQGALELMYTLQKDLSALTGMDAVSLQPAAGAHGEWTGLMMIRAYHESRGEVRSKVIVPDSSHGTNPASAAAAGLDTVTIPSNDKGMVDLEALKAAVGSDTAALMLTNPSTLGLFETQIVEIAAIVHEAGGLLYYDGANSNAIMGITRPGDMGFDVVHLNLHKTMSTPHGGGGPGAGPVGVKAKLIPFLPQPTVAQNEDGSFTLDCGGPESIGRVKAFYGNFGILVRAYAYIRTYGPDGLREVSENAVLNANYMMHRLAPYFEIPFPGICKHEFVMSGKNLKQYGVRTLDVAKRLLDFGYHPPTVYFPLTVEECMMIEPTETESKETLDGFIETMIRIVKEAEETPEIVINAPHTTEISRLDETQAARKPVLNCSCG, from the coding sequence ATGAAACCGGAACAAAGTCTGATTTTTGAATTAAGCCGTCCAGGCCGCTCTGCCTACTCCCTGCCTCTGTGTGATGTGCCGCAGGACGAGGGCCTTGGCGCACTCATTCCTGAAGGACTGCTGCGCAGTGAGCCGGTCATACTGCCGGAGGTATCCGAGGTGGATGTGATCCGCCACTATACCGCCCTGTCCCGCCGCAACTTCGGAGTCGATAACGGCTTCTATCCGCTCGGCTCCTGCACGATGAAATACAATCCCAAGATCAACGAGGATGTCGCCCGCTTCCCGGGGCTCTCCAAGATCCATCCGTATCAGCCGGAAGAGAGCATTCAGGGTGCGCTTGAACTGATGTACACGCTGCAAAAGGATCTCTCCGCCCTGACCGGCATGGATGCCGTATCCCTGCAGCCCGCTGCCGGCGCCCACGGCGAGTGGACCGGCCTGATGATGATCCGCGCCTACCATGAGAGCCGCGGCGAAGTCCGCTCCAAGGTGATCGTGCCCGATTCCTCGCACGGCACCAACCCGGCCAGTGCCGCCGCAGCCGGTCTCGACACCGTGACCATCCCCTCCAATGACAAGGGAATGGTGGACCTCGAAGCACTGAAGGCCGCTGTCGGCAGCGACACCGCCGCGCTGATGCTCACGAACCCGAGTACCCTCGGACTCTTCGAGACGCAGATCGTCGAGATCGCCGCGATTGTCCATGAAGCGGGCGGTCTGCTCTACTATGACGGAGCGAACTCCAACGCGATTATGGGCATCACCCGCCCGGGCGATATGGGCTTCGATGTGGTGCATCTCAATCTGCACAAGACGATGAGTACGCCGCATGGCGGCGGAGGTCCGGGAGCCGGACCAGTCGGTGTAAAGGCGAAGCTGATCCCGTTCCTGCCGCAGCCTACTGTGGCCCAGAACGAAGACGGCAGCTTCACGCTGGACTGCGGCGGGCCGGAATCGATCGGCCGCGTCAAAGCCTTTTACGGCAACTTCGGGATTCTCGTCCGTGCTTATGCGTATATCCGCACCTACGGTCCTGACGGTCTGCGTGAAGTCTCCGAGAACGCTGTGCTGAACGCCAACTATATGATGCACCGGCTGGCTCCTTACTTCGAGATTCCCTTCCCAGGCATCTGCAAGCATGAATTCGTCATGTCCGGTAAGAACCTTAAGCAATACGGTGTACGTACCCTTGATGTAGCCAAACGACTGCTCGACTTCGGCTATCATCCGCCAACCGTCTACTTCCCGCTGACGGTAGAGGAATGTATGATGATTGAACCGACCGAGACCGAGAGCAAAGAGACGCTCGATGGCTTCATTGAGACGATGATCCGAATCGTTAAGGAAGCCGAGGAGACGCCGGAGATTGTCATTAACGCGCCGCATACGACTGAAATCAGCCGCCTGGATGAGACACAGGCCGCGCGTAAGCCGGTACTGAACTGCTCCTGCGGTTAA
- a CDS encoding LuxR C-terminal-related transcriptional regulator, with protein MPGDLEASELEAFRPLDASQVDVQSGMSVAGSFEESKEHIYHRAMISSIRSEMNKLSQLLSIPYVVFLTDKAGTILELVYSSSDTQAEMEQAELRPGVSLSRQQAGMNAVSLAMEMNCIGVVRGTEHTDQTFRDWNCVCAPLQYDDNVYGYVDISFNRGEPIEFAIPFVQQIAENIMEKWMEKNPEMQQYRLEATLQEYKLTAREQEVARLWLMEKSALHIGSDLGISEGTVRNMLKSIYSKMRVNDRFQFVKRLTP; from the coding sequence ATGCCTGGGGATTTAGAAGCAAGCGAGCTTGAAGCCTTCCGGCCGCTCGATGCATCCCAAGTTGATGTCCAGAGCGGAATGTCCGTGGCGGGTTCTTTCGAAGAATCCAAGGAGCATATCTATCATCGAGCTATGATTTCTTCGATACGCAGTGAAATGAACAAATTAAGCCAGCTGCTCTCCATTCCATATGTGGTATTCCTGACGGACAAGGCGGGGACCATTCTGGAGCTGGTCTATTCTTCTTCGGATACGCAGGCGGAGATGGAGCAGGCGGAGCTGCGTCCGGGGGTTAGCTTAAGCAGGCAACAGGCGGGAATGAATGCTGTATCGCTGGCGATGGAGATGAACTGCATCGGGGTGGTGCGGGGAACGGAGCATACGGATCAGACCTTCCGGGACTGGAACTGTGTATGCGCTCCGCTGCAGTATGATGATAACGTTTACGGGTATGTTGATATTTCTTTTAATAGAGGAGAGCCTATTGAATTCGCCATTCCCTTCGTGCAGCAGATTGCCGAGAATATCATGGAGAAGTGGATGGAGAAGAACCCGGAGATGCAGCAGTACCGGCTTGAGGCCACGTTGCAGGAATATAAACTGACTGCGCGGGAACAGGAGGTAGCGAGGCTGTGGCTGATGGAGAAGAGCGCGCTGCACATCGGGAGCGATCTGGGCATCAGTGAAGGCACCGTGCGCAATATGCTGAAGAGTATCTATAGTAAAATGCGGGTGAACGACCGTTTCCAGTTCGTGAAGCGCCTTACGCCTTAG
- a CDS encoding ATP-binding cassette domain-containing protein yields the protein MIEARGLSKSFMQAVKEPGLKGAVKHLFLPRHIEKVAVKPLDLRIEAGETVAYVGPNGAGKSTTIKMLTGILMPSSGSISVNGINPYRKRMENAAQIGAVFGQRTQLWWDIPIAESFSLLKDIYQIPDALYRKNLDLFTEMLGMSEFIHLSARKLSLGQRMRADLAAALLHNPPILYLDEPTIGLDVSVKEKIRGFIKQINQEQQTTVMLTTHDLGDIEDLCKRLVIIDHGAIIYDGTLSEVKARFAKNRVIFFQVRSPMPELYELLEQSPGLKLTQQSSQEFSVTFDRYEYTASEVVSRVMKHGEVLDFRMEDTHIEQVIKAVYDGHLDLNEHRGARGQEPNDDSSRA from the coding sequence ATGATTGAAGCCAGAGGACTGAGCAAGTCCTTTATGCAGGCGGTGAAGGAGCCCGGCCTTAAGGGAGCGGTGAAGCATCTGTTCCTGCCCAGGCATATTGAGAAGGTGGCGGTCAAGCCGCTGGATCTGAGGATTGAAGCGGGGGAGACGGTGGCCTACGTGGGACCGAATGGTGCCGGTAAATCGACCACCATCAAGATGCTGACCGGCATTCTGATGCCTTCCTCCGGGAGTATCTCGGTGAACGGAATCAACCCGTACCGCAAAAGAATGGAAAACGCCGCCCAGATCGGCGCAGTCTTCGGGCAGCGCACCCAGCTGTGGTGGGATATTCCGATTGCCGAGTCCTTCTCGCTGTTGAAGGATATCTATCAGATTCCGGATGCCCTCTACAGGAAGAACCTGGACTTGTTCACCGAAATGCTCGGGATGAGCGAATTCATTCACCTGTCCGCACGGAAGCTCTCGCTGGGTCAGCGCATGCGTGCCGATCTGGCCGCAGCCCTGCTGCATAATCCGCCGATTCTGTATCTCGATGAGCCGACGATTGGCCTTGATGTATCTGTGAAGGAGAAGATCCGCGGGTTCATTAAGCAGATCAACCAGGAGCAGCAGACGACCGTGATGCTGACGACCCATGATTTGGGCGACATCGAAGACCTGTGCAAGCGGCTGGTCATTATCGATCACGGCGCGATTATTTATGACGGTACGCTGAGCGAGGTCAAGGCCCGTTTTGCCAAAAACCGTGTGATCTTCTTCCAGGTACGCTCCCCCATGCCGGAATTGTACGAGCTGCTGGAGCAGAGCCCCGGGCTGAAGCTTACGCAGCAGAGCAGCCAGGAGTTCTCGGTCACTTTTGACCGATATGAATATACCGCCAGTGAAGTGGTTAGCCGGGTGATGAAGCATGGGGAGGTACTCGATTTCCGCATGGAAGATACCCATATTGAGCAGGTCATTAAGGCTGTTTATGACGGCCATCTGGATCTGAACGAGCACCGGGGAGCAAGGGGGCAGGAGCCGAATGATGACAGCAGCCGGGCTTAA